The Pseudomonas baetica genome includes a region encoding these proteins:
- a CDS encoding FadR/GntR family transcriptional regulator, translated as MQEDLDAPARKRSHNLAHDLVEKLTQSILLGQLSPGDKLPSENSIVQEHGVSRTVVREAISKLQASGLVETRHGIGTFVIERAPEQGLRLNVDTALGVRSILELRMGLETQAAALAAQRRTEQQLLQMRQALDDYQRLLANNDSCVEADRRFHLLIAEATGNVCFSEIMQHLGSAMIPRTRVNAVERGAADLTKLGQLANLEHEAILNAIKRQDADAARAAMWLHLTNSRDRFSAQG; from the coding sequence ATGCAAGAAGACCTCGACGCCCCCGCCCGCAAACGCTCGCACAACCTGGCCCACGACCTGGTGGAAAAACTCACGCAGAGCATCCTGCTGGGGCAGCTATCACCCGGCGACAAGCTGCCGTCGGAGAATTCCATCGTTCAGGAGCACGGTGTCAGCCGCACGGTGGTGCGCGAGGCGATTTCCAAGTTGCAGGCGTCGGGGTTGGTGGAGACACGTCACGGTATCGGCACGTTTGTGATTGAGCGGGCGCCGGAGCAGGGGCTACGGCTGAATGTCGATACGGCGCTGGGGGTGCGCAGCATTCTCGAGTTGCGCATGGGCCTGGAGACGCAAGCAGCGGCGCTGGCGGCGCAACGGCGTACCGAACAGCAATTGCTGCAGATGCGTCAGGCACTGGATGACTATCAACGCCTGCTGGCCAACAACGACAGCTGCGTCGAGGCCGATCGACGCTTTCATCTGCTGATCGCCGAGGCCACCGGCAATGTCTGTTTCAGCGAGATCATGCAGCACCTGGGCAGTGCGATGATTCCACGCACCCGGGTCAACGCGGTCGAACGCGGGGCGGCGGATTTGACCAAGCTGGGGCAACTGGCCAATCTGGAGCACGAGGCGATTCTGAATGCGATCAAGCGTCAGGATGCGGATGCGGCGCGTGCTGCCATGTGGCTGCATTTGACCAACAGCCGAGATCGATTCAGTGCGCAGGGCTGA
- the yegQ gene encoding tRNA 5-hydroxyuridine modification protein YegQ, giving the protein MIPTTTLATPELLAPAGTLKNMRYAFAYGADAVYAGQPRYSLRVRNNEFDHANLALGIREAQAQGKRFYVVVNIAPHNAKLKTFLKDLAPVIEMAPDALIMSDPGLIMLVRRHFPQMPIHLSVQANTVNWASVEFWQQQGLSRIILSRELSLEEIGEIREQVPGMELEVFVHGALCMAYSGRCLLSGYMNKRDANQGTCTNACRWKYSAQEATENQLGEIVQTFQPEPTLGIGAPTDQVFLLQEANRPEELMPAFEDEHGTYIMNAKDLRAVQHVEHLTRMGVHSLKIEGRTKSHFYCARTTQVYRRAIDDAVAGREFDRSLMTDLESLAQRGYTEGFLRRHVHDEYQNYLNGSSVSERQQFVGELTGERRDRLAEVKVKNRFALGDHLELMTPKGNFHFDLHDLQNLKGEAIEVAPGDGHTVYLPIPDAVDLRFGLLMRDLG; this is encoded by the coding sequence ATGATCCCCACCACCACCCTCGCCACCCCCGAACTGCTTGCCCCCGCAGGCACTTTGAAAAACATGCGTTACGCCTTCGCTTATGGCGCCGATGCGGTCTACGCCGGTCAGCCGCGCTACAGCCTGCGAGTGCGCAACAACGAGTTCGACCACGCCAATCTGGCGCTGGGCATTCGCGAGGCACAGGCGCAGGGCAAGCGGTTCTACGTGGTGGTCAACATCGCCCCTCACAACGCCAAACTGAAGACCTTCCTCAAGGACCTGGCACCGGTGATCGAGATGGCACCGGACGCGCTGATCATGTCCGACCCGGGGTTGATCATGCTGGTGCGCCGGCATTTCCCGCAGATGCCGATCCACCTCTCGGTGCAGGCCAACACGGTGAACTGGGCGAGCGTCGAGTTCTGGCAACAACAAGGCCTGAGCCGGATCATCCTGTCGCGCGAACTGTCGCTGGAGGAGATCGGCGAGATCCGCGAGCAAGTACCGGGCATGGAGCTGGAAGTGTTCGTTCACGGCGCACTGTGCATGGCCTACTCCGGGCGCTGTCTGCTGTCGGGTTATATGAACAAGCGCGATGCCAATCAGGGCACCTGCACCAACGCCTGCCGCTGGAAATACTCGGCGCAAGAGGCCACGGAAAACCAGCTCGGCGAGATCGTTCAGACATTCCAGCCCGAACCGACCCTGGGCATCGGCGCCCCGACCGATCAAGTGTTCCTGCTGCAGGAAGCCAACCGCCCCGAAGAGTTGATGCCGGCCTTCGAGGACGAACACGGCACCTACATCATGAATGCCAAGGATCTGCGCGCGGTGCAGCATGTCGAACACCTGACCCGGATGGGCGTGCATTCATTGAAGATCGAGGGCCGGACCAAATCGCACTTCTATTGCGCACGTACCACCCAAGTGTATCGCCGGGCGATTGATGATGCGGTGGCGGGACGGGAGTTTGATCGCAGCCTGATGACTGATCTCGAATCACTGGCCCAACGCGGTTACACCGAAGGCTTTCTGCGCCGTCATGTACATGACGAGTACCAGAACTACTTGAACGGCAGCTCGGTGTCGGAGCGTCAGCAGTTTGTCGGCGAGTTGACCGGCGAGCGGCGCGATCGCTTGGCCGAGGTCAAGGTGAAGAACCGCTTTGCCCTGGGTGATCATCTGGAGTTGATGACGCCCAAGGGCAATTTCCACTTTGACCTGCATGACTTGCAGAACCTCAAGGGCGAAGCGATCGAGGTGGCGCCGGGGGATGGGCATACGGTTTACTTGCCGATTCCGGATGCGGTGGATTTGCGGTTCGGGTTGTTGATGCGGGATTTGGGCTGA
- a CDS encoding AI-2E family transporter, protein MNVKSLQFKSLTVLLVLVTVAFIWILLPFYGAVFWAVILGILFAPMQRRLQAKFGWQRNLTALCTLGTCLVIAILPVIILSVLLVQEGATVYTNIESGKLDIAAYLAQFKHSLPQYFQHLLDRFGMGELNGVREKIVKAAMQGSQVLASQAFSFGQGTFEFVVSFFIMLYLLFFFLRDGAELARKVRTAVPLEENHKRRLQLKFNRVVRATVKGNLVVAITQGALGGAIFWFLDIPSALLWAVLMAFLSLLPAVGAGIVWAPVAVYFLLSGMIWQGVVLGLFGVFVIGLVDNVLRPILVGKDTRMPDYMILISTLGGLAVFGLNGFVIGPLIAALFMSSWALFVETKPKVQLP, encoded by the coding sequence ATGAACGTAAAAAGTCTTCAATTCAAATCCCTGACGGTGCTGCTGGTGCTGGTCACGGTGGCCTTCATCTGGATTCTGCTGCCGTTCTACGGCGCGGTGTTCTGGGCGGTGATTCTCGGCATTCTGTTTGCGCCGATGCAGCGACGCTTGCAGGCGAAATTCGGCTGGCAACGCAACCTGACGGCGCTGTGTACGTTGGGTACCTGTCTGGTGATCGCGATTTTGCCGGTGATCATCCTCAGCGTGTTGCTGGTGCAGGAAGGCGCGACCGTCTACACCAATATCGAAAGCGGCAAGCTGGACATTGCAGCCTATCTGGCGCAGTTCAAACACAGCCTGCCGCAGTACTTTCAGCATTTGCTCGACCGCTTCGGCATGGGTGAACTCAACGGGGTCCGCGAAAAAATCGTCAAAGCGGCGATGCAGGGCAGTCAGGTGCTGGCGAGCCAGGCGTTCAGTTTTGGCCAGGGTACGTTCGAGTTTGTGGTGAGTTTTTTCATCATGCTGTATCTGCTGTTTTTCTTTCTGCGCGACGGTGCGGAACTGGCGCGCAAGGTGCGCACCGCCGTACCGCTGGAGGAGAACCACAAGCGCCGTTTGCAACTGAAGTTCAACCGGGTGGTACGGGCGACGGTCAAGGGCAACCTGGTCGTGGCGATCACGCAGGGTGCTTTGGGTGGAGCGATTTTCTGGTTTCTCGACATCCCCAGCGCGTTGCTGTGGGCGGTGTTGATGGCGTTTCTGTCGCTGTTGCCGGCGGTGGGTGCGGGGATTGTCTGGGCGCCGGTCGCGGTCTACTTCCTGCTCAGCGGGATGATCTGGCAGGGCGTGGTGCTGGGCTTGTTCGGGGTGTTTGTGATCGGCCTGGTGGACAACGTGCTGCGCCCGATTCTGGTGGGCAAGGACACGCGCATGCCCGATTACATGATCCTGATCTCGACTCTCGGCGGGCTGGCGGTGTTCGGCCTCAACGGGTTTGTGATCGGGCCGCTGATCGCTGCGCTGTTCATGTCCAGCTGGGCGCTGTTCGTCGAGACCAAGCCCAAGGTGCAACTGCCCTAG
- a CDS encoding shikimate 5-dehydrogenase — protein sequence MQMNPNKDTHLCMSLSGRPGNFGLRFHNHLYEQLGLNFYYKAFRSQDLNGAVGGIRALGIRGCGVSMPFKEDCIALVDELDASAAAIQSINTIVNTDGHLKAYNTDYIAIEQLLKTHAVPKESTFALRGSGGMAKAVASALRDVGYKNGLIVARNERAGRALADSLGCRWQAELGDERPQMLINVTPVGMDGGPEAGQLAFEPEVIQAAETVFDVVAIPSETPLIVRGRAEGKRVITGLEVIAIQALEQFVLYTGVRPTEEQFQAAVAFARS from the coding sequence ATGCAGATGAACCCCAACAAAGACACCCACCTGTGCATGTCCCTTTCAGGGCGCCCAGGGAATTTCGGTCTGCGTTTTCATAACCATTTGTATGAGCAATTGGGCCTGAATTTCTACTACAAGGCCTTCCGCAGCCAGGACCTGAACGGCGCCGTCGGCGGGATCCGGGCGTTGGGCATTCGTGGTTGCGGTGTGTCGATGCCGTTCAAGGAAGACTGCATTGCGCTGGTCGATGAGCTGGATGCGTCGGCGGCAGCGATCCAGTCGATCAACACCATCGTCAATACCGACGGCCATCTCAAGGCTTACAACACTGATTACATCGCCATCGAGCAACTGCTGAAAACCCACGCAGTGCCCAAGGAATCGACCTTCGCCCTGCGTGGCAGCGGCGGCATGGCCAAAGCGGTGGCCAGTGCCTTGCGCGATGTTGGCTATAAAAACGGCTTGATTGTGGCCCGCAACGAGCGCGCCGGACGTGCGCTGGCGGATTCGCTGGGGTGTCGCTGGCAGGCTGAACTGGGCGATGAGCGCCCGCAGATGCTGATCAACGTGACGCCAGTGGGCATGGACGGCGGCCCGGAGGCGGGGCAACTGGCGTTCGAGCCTGAGGTGATACAAGCGGCTGAGACGGTGTTTGATGTCGTTGCGATTCCTTCGGAAACGCCCCTGATCGTGCGCGGTCGGGCCGAAGGCAAGCGAGTGATTACCGGGCTGGAAGTGATCGCGATCCAGGCGCTGGAGCAGTTTGTGCTGTACACCGGCGTGCGGCCGACCGAGGAGCAGTTTCAGGCGGCGGTGGCGTTTGCCCGCAGCTGA
- a CDS encoding cupin domain-containing protein, with product MHPPILNLHQVELEPLPEALSPEGETAARYQQRTARIGQQLGAQKLGYRLYALPPGMRGSPFHSHRVNEEMFYVVAGEGEVRLGAERFPIRAGDVIACPAGGPEKAHQIINTSAAELRYLAVSTQQQPDICEYPDSNKYAVMDNFKVDAQGNASGFVAVARQADGVDYWDGE from the coding sequence ATGCATCCGCCCATCCTCAACCTGCACCAGGTCGAACTCGAACCCCTGCCCGAAGCCTTGTCTCCCGAAGGTGAAACCGCCGCGCGTTATCAGCAGCGCACGGCCCGGATCGGCCAGCAGCTTGGCGCGCAGAAACTCGGTTATCGGTTGTACGCACTGCCGCCGGGGATGCGCGGCAGTCCGTTTCACAGTCATCGGGTCAATGAAGAGATGTTTTACGTAGTGGCCGGGGAGGGCGAGGTGCGTCTGGGCGCCGAGCGTTTCCCGATCCGCGCCGGCGATGTGATTGCCTGCCCGGCGGGCGGCCCGGAAAAGGCGCATCAGATCATCAATACCAGCGCCGCAGAATTGCGCTATCTGGCGGTCAGCACCCAGCAGCAGCCGGACATCTGCGAATACCCGGATTCGAACAAATACGCGGTGATGGACAACTTCAAGGTGGATGCCCAGGGCAATGCGTCAGGCTTTGTCGCGGTGGCGCGGCAGGCGGACGGGGTTGATTACTGGGACGGTGAATAG
- a CDS encoding YceH family protein, with protein sequence MTTEPESTFDEPRLNATEIRILGSLIEKQATSPETYPLTLNALVTACNQKTSREPVMNLTQGQVGQSLRALEGRGFAKLVMGSRADRWEHKVDKALELVPAQVILTGLMFLRGPQTINELLTRSGRMHDFEDAEQVMHQLERLIARGLAVLIPRQAGQREDRYTHALGDPADIEAILAARQHPGERGAGGAVSVERIEELEARIAALEERLARLE encoded by the coding sequence ATGACCACTGAACCAGAATCCACCTTCGACGAGCCACGGCTCAACGCCACGGAAATCCGTATCCTCGGCTCGCTGATCGAGAAACAGGCGACCAGCCCGGAAACCTATCCATTGACCCTCAACGCGCTGGTCACCGCCTGTAATCAGAAAACCAGCCGCGAACCGGTGATGAACCTGACCCAGGGCCAGGTCGGCCAAAGCCTGCGCGCACTGGAAGGTCGCGGTTTTGCCAAACTGGTGATGGGCAGTCGCGCCGACCGCTGGGAGCACAAGGTCGACAAGGCGCTGGAACTGGTGCCGGCGCAGGTGATTCTGACGGGATTGATGTTTCTGCGCGGCCCACAAACGATCAACGAACTGCTGACCCGCAGCGGGCGCATGCATGACTTCGAAGATGCCGAGCAGGTGATGCATCAGCTGGAGCGCCTGATTGCGCGCGGGCTGGCGGTGCTGATTCCGCGTCAGGCCGGGCAACGTGAAGATCGTTACACCCATGCGCTGGGTGATCCGGCGGATATCGAGGCGATTCTGGCGGCGCGGCAGCATCCAGGCGAACGCGGTGCGGGGGGCGCAGTTTCTGTGGAGCGCATCGAAGAGCTGGAGGCGCGGATTGCGGCGCTGGAAGAACGCCTGGCCCGTCTCGAATAA
- a CDS encoding DUF1993 domain-containing protein: MTISLYAASVPVFQQMLNALSDVLKKAEAHATEKNIDPNAFLQARLYPDMFPLVRQVQIAVDFAKGVSSRLAEVEVPKYDDTETTFAELQALIAKVLAFIGEIKPEQINGKEGIEIVTRPGTPKEKRFSGQAYLLTYGLPQFFFHVTTTYALLRHNGVEVGKRDYMGAF; this comes from the coding sequence ATGACCATTTCCCTGTACGCCGCATCCGTCCCGGTTTTTCAACAAATGCTCAACGCTCTGAGCGATGTCTTGAAAAAGGCTGAAGCCCACGCCACCGAGAAAAACATCGACCCGAACGCCTTCCTGCAAGCGCGCCTGTACCCGGACATGTTCCCGCTGGTGCGTCAGGTGCAGATCGCCGTGGATTTCGCCAAAGGCGTTTCCTCGCGTCTGGCGGAAGTCGAAGTGCCGAAATACGACGACACTGAAACCACCTTCGCTGAGCTCCAAGCCCTGATCGCCAAGGTTCTGGCATTCATCGGCGAGATCAAACCCGAGCAAATCAACGGTAAGGAAGGCATCGAAATCGTCACCCGTCCGGGCACGCCGAAAGAGAAGCGCTTCAGCGGTCAGGCGTATCTGCTGACCTACGGTCTGCCGCAGTTCTTCTTCCACGTCACCACGACTTATGCGCTGTTGCGTCATAACGGTGTTGAAGTGGGCAAGCGCGATTACATGGGCGCGTTCTAA